The following are encoded in a window of Pan troglodytes isolate AG18354 chromosome 4, NHGRI_mPanTro3-v2.0_pri, whole genome shotgun sequence genomic DNA:
- the SETD9 gene encoding SET domain-containing protein 9 isoform X1: MPGRLLRGLWQRWRRYKYRFVPWIALNLSHNPRTLRYVPEESKDKVISDEDVLGTLLKVFQALFLNDFNKQSEILTMLPESVKSKYQDLLAVEHQGVKLLENRHQQQSTFKPEEILYKTLGFSVAQATSSLISAGKGVFVTKGLVPKGAVVSMYPGTVYQKYEPIFFQSIGNPFIFRCLDGVLIDGNDKGISKVVYRSCNGRDRLGPLKMSDSTWLTSEIHNPLAVGQYVNNCSNDRAANVCYQEFDVPAVFPIELKQYLPNIAYSYDKQSPLRCVVLVALRDINQGEELFSNYYTIVS; this comes from the exons ATGCCTGGCCGTCTGCTGCGGGGCCTGTGGCAGCGATGGCGCCGTTACAAGTACCGCTTCGTTCCCTGGATCGCACTGAACCTAAGCCACAACCCGAG GACCCTCCGATATGTTCCAGAGGAATCCAAAGACAAAGTTATCTCAGATGAAGATGTCCTAGGAACATTACTGAAAGTTTTCCAGGCTCTATTCTTAAATGATTTCAATAAACAATCAGAAATCTTGACTATGCTTCCAGAATCTGTTAAATCAAAATATCAAGACCTACTGGCAGTTGAACATCAAGGGGTGAAACTGCTTGAAAACAGACATCAACAGCAAAGTACCTTTAAACCAGAAGAAATTCTTTACAAGACTTTGGGTTTCAGTGTTGCCCAAGCAACTAGCTCATTGATTTCTGCTGGAAAAGGTGTCTTCGTTACTAAAGGATTGGTACCAAAAGGCGCAGTCGTATCTATGTATCCTG GTACAGTATATCAGAAGTATGAGCCGATCTTTTTCCAGTCCATTGGAAATCCGTTTATTTTTAGATGCCTGGATGGGGTACTCATTGATGGGAATGACAAAGGGATATCAAAAGTTGTGTACAG ATCTTGCAATGGGAGGGATCGACTCGGCCCTTTAAAAATGAGTGATAGTACATGGCTAACGTCAGAAATTCATAACCCTCTGGCTGTGGGACAGTATGTCAACAATTGTTCCAATG ACAGAGCAGCTAATGTCTGTTATCAGGAATTTGATGTGCCTGCAGTTTTCCCTATAGAACTGAAGCAGTATCTTCCAAACATTGCCTACAGCTATGACAAACAAAG CCCACTTCGATGTGTTGTTCTTGTCGCACTTAGGGACATCAATCAAGGAGAAGAGCTTTTTTCAAACTACTACACAATTGTCAGCTAA
- the MIER3 gene encoding mesoderm induction early response protein 3 isoform X4 produces the protein MLVHDYDDERTLEEEEMMDEGKNFSSEIEDLEKEGTMPLEDLLAFYGYEPTIPAVANSSANSSPSELADELPDMTLDKEEIAKDLLSGDDEETQSSADDLTPSVTSHETSDFFPRPLRSNTACDGDKESEVEDVETDSGNSPEDLRKEIMIGLQYQAEIPPYLGEYDGNEKVYENEDQLLWCPDVVLESKVKEYLVETSLRTGSEKIMDRISAGTHTRDNEQALYELLKCNHNIKEAIERYCCNGKASQEGMTAWTEEECRSFEHALMLFGKDFHLIQKNKVRTRTVAECVAFYYMWKKSERYDYFAQQTRFGKKRYNHHPGVTDYMDRLVDETEALGGTVNASALTSNRPEPIPDQQLNILNSFTASDLTALTNSVATVCDPTDVNCLDDSFPPLGNTPRGQVNHVPVVTEELLTLPSNGESDCFNLFETGFYHSELNPMNMCSEESERPAKRLKMGIAVPESFMNEVSVNNLGVDFENHTHHITSAKMAVSVADFGSLSASETNGFISAHALHQHAALHSE, from the exons GAAGGAACCATGCCTCTAGAAGATTTACTGGCATTCTATGGCTATGAACCTACAATTCCAGCAGTTGCAAATTCCAGTGCAAATAGTTCCCCAAGTGAACTGGCAGATGAACTACCAGACATGACACTAGACAAA GAGGAAATAGCAAAAGACCTGTTGTCAGGTGATGACGAGGAAACTCAGTCTTCTGCGGATGATCTGACGCCATCTGTGACTTCCCATGAAACTTCTGATTTCTTCCCTAGGCCTTTACGAT caAATACTGCATGTGATGGTGATAAGGAATCAGAGGTTGAAGATGTTGAAACAGACAGTGGTAATTCACCTGAAGATTTGAGGAAG GAAATAATGATTGGTTTACAATATCAGGCAGAGATTCCCCCTTATCTTGGAGAGTACGATGGTAATGAGAAAG TATATGAAAACGAAGACCAGTTACTTTGGTGTCCTGATGTGGTTTTGGAGAGCAAAGTTAAGGAATACCTTGTTGAGACTTCATTAAGGACTGGCAGTGAAAAAATAATGGATAGGATTTCTGCAGGAACACACACAAGGGACAATGAACAG GCATTATATGAACTTCTCAAGTGTAACCACAATATAAAGGAAGCAATCGAAAGATACTGCTGCAATGGAAAGGCCTCTCAAG aaGGAATGACTGCATGGACGGAAGAAGAATGCCGAAGCTTTGAACATGCACTCATGCTTTTTGGAAAAGATTTTCATCTTATACAGAAGAATAAG GTGAGAACTAGGACAGTTGCTGAGTGTGTAGCATTCTACTATATGTGGAAGAAATCTGAACGTTATGATTACTTTGCTCAACAGACAAGATTTGGGAAAAAACGATATAACCATCACCCTGGAGTTAC GGACTATATGGATCGTTTAGTAGATGAAACAGAAGCTTTGGGTGGGACGGTAAATGCTTCAGCCTTAACTTCTAACCGGCCTGAGCCTATTCCTGATCAACAGCTAAACATTCTCAACTCCTTCACTGCCAGTGACTTGACAG CTTTGACCAACAGTGTAGCAACCGTCTGCGACCCCACAGATGTGAATTGTTTGGATGATAGCTTTCCTCCACTGGGCAACACACCCCGTGGACAAGTTAATCATGTGCCTGTTGTAACAGAAGAGTTACTCACCCTGCCCAGCAATGGGGAAagtgattgttttaatttatttgagactGGATTTTATCACTCGGAGCTAAACCCTATGAACATGTGCAGTGAAGAGTCAGAGAGACCAGCAAAAAGATTGAAAATGGGCATTGCCGTCCCTGAATCCTTTATGAATGAAGTTTCTGTAAATAACCTGGGTGTGGACTTTGAAAATCACACACATCACATCACCAGTGCCAAAATGGCTGTTTCTGTGGCTGACTTTGGCAGTCTCTCTGCCAGCGAGACCAATGGTTTCATCAGTGCCCATGCTCTGCATCAGCACGCGGCCCTACACTCTGAGTGA
- the SETD9 gene encoding SET domain-containing protein 9 isoform X5, protein MTLRYVPEESKDKVISDEDVLGTLLKVFQALFLNDFNKQSEILTMLPESVKSKYQDLLAVEHQGVKLLENRHQQQSTFKPEEILYKTLGFSVAQATSSLISAGKGVFVTKGLVPKGAVVSMYPGTVYQKYEPIFFQSIGNPFIFRCLDGVLIDGNDKGISKVVYRSCNGRDRLGPLKMSDSTWLTSEIHNPLAVGQYVNNCSNDRAANVCYQEFDVPAVFPIELKQYLPNIAYSYDKQSPLRCVVLVALRDINQGEELFSNYYTIVS, encoded by the exons AT GACCCTCCGATATGTTCCAGAGGAATCCAAAGACAAAGTTATCTCAGATGAAGATGTCCTAGGAACATTACTGAAAGTTTTCCAGGCTCTATTCTTAAATGATTTCAATAAACAATCAGAAATCTTGACTATGCTTCCAGAATCTGTTAAATCAAAATATCAAGACCTACTGGCAGTTGAACATCAAGGGGTGAAACTGCTTGAAAACAGACATCAACAGCAAAGTACCTTTAAACCAGAAGAAATTCTTTACAAGACTTTGGGTTTCAGTGTTGCCCAAGCAACTAGCTCATTGATTTCTGCTGGAAAAGGTGTCTTCGTTACTAAAGGATTGGTACCAAAAGGCGCAGTCGTATCTATGTATCCTG GTACAGTATATCAGAAGTATGAGCCGATCTTTTTCCAGTCCATTGGAAATCCGTTTATTTTTAGATGCCTGGATGGGGTACTCATTGATGGGAATGACAAAGGGATATCAAAAGTTGTGTACAG ATCTTGCAATGGGAGGGATCGACTCGGCCCTTTAAAAATGAGTGATAGTACATGGCTAACGTCAGAAATTCATAACCCTCTGGCTGTGGGACAGTATGTCAACAATTGTTCCAATG ACAGAGCAGCTAATGTCTGTTATCAGGAATTTGATGTGCCTGCAGTTTTCCCTATAGAACTGAAGCAGTATCTTCCAAACATTGCCTACAGCTATGACAAACAAAG CCCACTTCGATGTGTTGTTCTTGTCGCACTTAGGGACATCAATCAAGGAGAAGAGCTTTTTTCAAACTACTACACAATTGTCAGCTAA
- the MIER3 gene encoding mesoderm induction early response protein 3 (The RefSeq protein has 2 substitutions compared to this genomic sequence) has translation MLVHDYDDERTLEEEEMMDEGKNFSSEIEDLEKEGTMPLEDLLAFYGYEPTIPAVANSSANSSPSELADELPDMTLDKEEIAKDLLSGDDEETQSSADDLTPSVTSHETSDFFPRPLRSNTACDGDKESEVEDVETDSGNSPEDLRKEIMIGLQYQAEIPPYLGEYDGNEKVYENEDQLLWCPDVVLESKVKEYLVETSLRTGSEKIMDRISAGTHTRDNEQALYELLKCNHNIKEAIERYCCNGKASQEGMTAWTEEECRSFEHALMLFGRDFHLIQKNKVRTRTVAECVAFYYMWKKSERYDYFAQQTRFGKKRHNHHPGVTDYMDRLVDETEALGGTVNASALTSNRPEPIPDQQLNILNSFTASDLTALTNSVATVCDPTDVNCLDDSFPPLGNTPRGQVNHVPVVTEELLTLPSNGESDCFNLFETGFYHSELNPMNMCSEESERPAKRLKMGIAVPESFMNEVSVNNLGVDFENHTHHITSAKMAVSVADFGSLSASETNGFISAHALHQHAALHSE, from the exons GAAGGAACCATGCCTCTAGAAGATTTACTGGCATTCTATGGCTATGAACCTACAATTCCAGCAGTTGCAAATTCCAGTGCAAATAGTTCCCCAAGTGAACTGGCAGATGAACTACCAGACATGACACTAGACAAA GAGGAAATAGCAAAAGACCTGTTGTCAGGTGATGACGAGGAAACTCAGTCTTCTGCGGATGATCTGACGCCATCTGTGACTTCCCATGAAACTTCTGATTTCTTCCCTAGGCCTTTACGAT caAATACTGCATGTGATGGTGATAAGGAATCAGAGGTTGAAGATGTTGAAACAGACAGTGGTAATTCACCTGAAGATTTGAGGAAG GAAATAATGATTGGTTTACAATATCAGGCAGAGATTCCCCCTTATCTTGGAGAGTACGATGGTAATGAGAAAG TATATGAAAACGAAGACCAGTTACTTTGGTGTCCTGATGTGGTTTTGGAGAGCAAAGTTAAGGAATACCTTGTTGAGACTTCATTAAGGACTGGCAGTGAAAAAATAATGGATAGGATTTCTGCAGGAACACACACAAGGGACAATGAACAG GCATTATATGAACTTCTCAAGTGTAACCACAATATAAAGGAAGCAATCGAAAGATACTGCTGCAATGGAAAGGCCTCTCAAG aaGGAATGACTGCATGGACGGAAGAAGAATGCCGAAGCTTTGAACATGCACTCATGCTTTTTGGAAAAGATTTTCATCTTATACAGAAGAATAAG GTGAGAACTAGGACAGTTGCTGAGTGTGTAGCATTCTACTATATGTGGAAGAAATCTGAACGTTATGATTACTTTGCTCAACAGACAAGATTTGGGAAAAAACGATATAACCATCACCCTGGAGTTAC GGACTATATGGATCGTTTAGTAGATGAAACAGAAGCTTTGGGTGGGACGGTAAATGCTTCAGCCTTAACTTCTAACCGGCCTGAGCCTATTCCTGATCAACAGCTAAACATTCTCAACTCCTTCACTGCCAGTGACTTGACAG CTTTGACCAACAGTGTAGCAACCGTCTGCGACCCCACAGATGTGAATTGTTTGGATGATAGCTTTCCTCCACTGGGCAACACACCCCGTGGACAAGTTAATCATGTGCCTGTTGTAACAGAAGAGTTACTCACCCTGCCCAGCAATGGGGAAagtgattgttttaatttatttgagactGGATTTTATCACTCGGAGCTAAACCCTATGAACATGTGCAGTGAAGAGTCAGAGAGACCAGCAAAAAGATTGAAAATGGGCATTGCCGTCCCTGAATCCTTTATGAATGAAGTTTCTGTAAATAACCTGGGTGTGGACTTTGAAAATCACACACATCACATCACCAGTGCCAAAATGGCTGTTTCTGTGGCTGACTTTGGCAGTCTCTCTGCCAGCGAGACCAATGGTTTCATCAGTGCCCATGCTCTGCATCAGCACGCGGCCCTACACTCTGAGTGA
- the SETD9 gene encoding SET domain-containing protein 9 isoform X4 produces MVGFGLGTLRYVPEESKDKVISDEDVLGTLLKVFQALFLNDFNKQSEILTMLPESVKSKYQDLLAVEHQGVKLLENRHQQQSTFKPEEILYKTLGFSVAQATSSLISAGKGVFVTKGLVPKGAVVSMYPGTVYQKYEPIFFQSIGNPFIFRCLDGVLIDGNDKGISKVVYRSCNGRDRLGPLKMSDSTWLTSEIHNPLAVGQYVNNCSNDRAANVCYQEFDVPAVFPIELKQYLPNIAYSYDKQSPLRCVVLVALRDINQGEELFSNYYTIVS; encoded by the exons ATGGTGGGTTTCGGATTGGG GACCCTCCGATATGTTCCAGAGGAATCCAAAGACAAAGTTATCTCAGATGAAGATGTCCTAGGAACATTACTGAAAGTTTTCCAGGCTCTATTCTTAAATGATTTCAATAAACAATCAGAAATCTTGACTATGCTTCCAGAATCTGTTAAATCAAAATATCAAGACCTACTGGCAGTTGAACATCAAGGGGTGAAACTGCTTGAAAACAGACATCAACAGCAAAGTACCTTTAAACCAGAAGAAATTCTTTACAAGACTTTGGGTTTCAGTGTTGCCCAAGCAACTAGCTCATTGATTTCTGCTGGAAAAGGTGTCTTCGTTACTAAAGGATTGGTACCAAAAGGCGCAGTCGTATCTATGTATCCTG GTACAGTATATCAGAAGTATGAGCCGATCTTTTTCCAGTCCATTGGAAATCCGTTTATTTTTAGATGCCTGGATGGGGTACTCATTGATGGGAATGACAAAGGGATATCAAAAGTTGTGTACAG ATCTTGCAATGGGAGGGATCGACTCGGCCCTTTAAAAATGAGTGATAGTACATGGCTAACGTCAGAAATTCATAACCCTCTGGCTGTGGGACAGTATGTCAACAATTGTTCCAATG ACAGAGCAGCTAATGTCTGTTATCAGGAATTTGATGTGCCTGCAGTTTTCCCTATAGAACTGAAGCAGTATCTTCCAAACATTGCCTACAGCTATGACAAACAAAG CCCACTTCGATGTGTTGTTCTTGTCGCACTTAGGGACATCAATCAAGGAGAAGAGCTTTTTTCAAACTACTACACAATTGTCAGCTAA
- the MIER3 gene encoding mesoderm induction early response protein 3 isoform X3 yields the protein MLVHDYDDERTLEEEEMMDEGKNFSSEIEDLEKDSTVYLQFSIVTSAESVFMPWLEQEGTMPLEDLLAFYGYEPTIPAVANSSANSSPSELADELPDMTLDKEEIAKDLLSGDDEETQSSADDLTPSVTSHETSDFFPRPLRSNTACDGDKESEVEDVETDSGNSPEDLRKEIMIGLQYQAEIPPYLGEYDGNEKVYENEDQLLWCPDVVLESKVKEYLVETSLRTGSEKIMDRISAGTHTRDNEQALYELLKCNHNIKEAIERYCCNGKASQEGMTAWTEEECRSFEHALMLFGKDFHLIQKNKVRTRTVAECVAFYYMWKKSERYDYFAQQTRFGKKRYNHHPGVTDYMDRLVDETEALGGTVNASALTSNRPEPIPDQQLNILNSFTASDLTALTNSVATVCDPTDVNCLDDSFPPLGNTPRGQVNHVPVVTEELLTLPSNGESDCFNLFETGFYHSELNPMNMCSEESERPAKRLKMGIAVPESFMNEVSVNNLGVDFENHTHHITSAKMAVSVADFGSLSASETNGFISAHALHQHAALHSE from the exons GACAGTACAGTTTACCTGCAGTTCAGTATTGTGACATCTGCTGAGTCCGTGTTTATGCCCTGGCTTGAACAGGAAGGAACCATGCCTCTAGAAGATTTACTGGCATTCTATGGCTATGAACCTACAATTCCAGCAGTTGCAAATTCCAGTGCAAATAGTTCCCCAAGTGAACTGGCAGATGAACTACCAGACATGACACTAGACAAA GAGGAAATAGCAAAAGACCTGTTGTCAGGTGATGACGAGGAAACTCAGTCTTCTGCGGATGATCTGACGCCATCTGTGACTTCCCATGAAACTTCTGATTTCTTCCCTAGGCCTTTACGAT caAATACTGCATGTGATGGTGATAAGGAATCAGAGGTTGAAGATGTTGAAACAGACAGTGGTAATTCACCTGAAGATTTGAGGAAG GAAATAATGATTGGTTTACAATATCAGGCAGAGATTCCCCCTTATCTTGGAGAGTACGATGGTAATGAGAAAG TATATGAAAACGAAGACCAGTTACTTTGGTGTCCTGATGTGGTTTTGGAGAGCAAAGTTAAGGAATACCTTGTTGAGACTTCATTAAGGACTGGCAGTGAAAAAATAATGGATAGGATTTCTGCAGGAACACACACAAGGGACAATGAACAG GCATTATATGAACTTCTCAAGTGTAACCACAATATAAAGGAAGCAATCGAAAGATACTGCTGCAATGGAAAGGCCTCTCAAG aaGGAATGACTGCATGGACGGAAGAAGAATGCCGAAGCTTTGAACATGCACTCATGCTTTTTGGAAAAGATTTTCATCTTATACAGAAGAATAAG GTGAGAACTAGGACAGTTGCTGAGTGTGTAGCATTCTACTATATGTGGAAGAAATCTGAACGTTATGATTACTTTGCTCAACAGACAAGATTTGGGAAAAAACGATATAACCATCACCCTGGAGTTAC GGACTATATGGATCGTTTAGTAGATGAAACAGAAGCTTTGGGTGGGACGGTAAATGCTTCAGCCTTAACTTCTAACCGGCCTGAGCCTATTCCTGATCAACAGCTAAACATTCTCAACTCCTTCACTGCCAGTGACTTGACAG CTTTGACCAACAGTGTAGCAACCGTCTGCGACCCCACAGATGTGAATTGTTTGGATGATAGCTTTCCTCCACTGGGCAACACACCCCGTGGACAAGTTAATCATGTGCCTGTTGTAACAGAAGAGTTACTCACCCTGCCCAGCAATGGGGAAagtgattgttttaatttatttgagactGGATTTTATCACTCGGAGCTAAACCCTATGAACATGTGCAGTGAAGAGTCAGAGAGACCAGCAAAAAGATTGAAAATGGGCATTGCCGTCCCTGAATCCTTTATGAATGAAGTTTCTGTAAATAACCTGGGTGTGGACTTTGAAAATCACACACATCACATCACCAGTGCCAAAATGGCTGTTTCTGTGGCTGACTTTGGCAGTCTCTCTGCCAGCGAGACCAATGGTTTCATCAGTGCCCATGCTCTGCATCAGCACGCGGCCCTACACTCTGAGTGA
- the SETD9 gene encoding SET domain-containing protein 9 isoform X2, translating to MPGRLLRGLWQRWRRYKYRFVPWIALNLSHNPRTLRYVPEESKDKVISDEDVLGTLLKVFQALFLNDFNKQSEILTMLPESVKSKYQDLLAVEHQGVKLLENRHQQQSTFKPEEILYKTLGFSVAQATSSLISAGKGVFVTKGLVPKGAVVSMYPGTVYQKYEPIFFQSIGNPFIFRCLDGVLIDGNDKGISKVVYRSCNGRDRLGPLKMSDSTWLTSEIHNPLAVGQYVNNCSNDRAANVCYQEFDVPAVFPIELKQYLPNIAYSYDKQRECRLRGATDLFCLIHCCISSA from the exons ATGCCTGGCCGTCTGCTGCGGGGCCTGTGGCAGCGATGGCGCCGTTACAAGTACCGCTTCGTTCCCTGGATCGCACTGAACCTAAGCCACAACCCGAG GACCCTCCGATATGTTCCAGAGGAATCCAAAGACAAAGTTATCTCAGATGAAGATGTCCTAGGAACATTACTGAAAGTTTTCCAGGCTCTATTCTTAAATGATTTCAATAAACAATCAGAAATCTTGACTATGCTTCCAGAATCTGTTAAATCAAAATATCAAGACCTACTGGCAGTTGAACATCAAGGGGTGAAACTGCTTGAAAACAGACATCAACAGCAAAGTACCTTTAAACCAGAAGAAATTCTTTACAAGACTTTGGGTTTCAGTGTTGCCCAAGCAACTAGCTCATTGATTTCTGCTGGAAAAGGTGTCTTCGTTACTAAAGGATTGGTACCAAAAGGCGCAGTCGTATCTATGTATCCTG GTACAGTATATCAGAAGTATGAGCCGATCTTTTTCCAGTCCATTGGAAATCCGTTTATTTTTAGATGCCTGGATGGGGTACTCATTGATGGGAATGACAAAGGGATATCAAAAGTTGTGTACAG ATCTTGCAATGGGAGGGATCGACTCGGCCCTTTAAAAATGAGTGATAGTACATGGCTAACGTCAGAAATTCATAACCCTCTGGCTGTGGGACAGTATGTCAACAATTGTTCCAATG ACAGAGCAGCTAATGTCTGTTATCAGGAATTTGATGTGCCTGCAGTTTTCCCTATAGAACTGAAGCAGTATCTTCCAAACATTGCCTACAGCTATGACAAACAAAG AGAATGCAGGCTTCGTGGGGCCACAGACCTTTTCTGTCTTATTCACTGTTGTATCTCTAGTGCCTAA
- the SETD9 gene encoding SET domain-containing protein 9 isoform X3, which produces MPGRLLRGLWQRWRRYKYRFVPWIALNLSHNPRTLRYVPEESKDKVISDEDVLGTLLKVFQALFLNDFNKQSEILTMLPESVKSKYQDLLAVEHQGVKLLENRHQQQSTFKPEEILYKTLGFSVAQATSSLISAGKGVFVTKGLVPKGAVVSMYPGTVYQKYEPIFFQSIGNPFIFRCLDGVLIDGNDKGISKVVYRSCNGRDRLGPLKMSDSTWLTSEIHNPLAVGQYVNNCSNDRAANVCYQEFDVPAVFPIELKQYLPNIAYSYDKQRYIFLGRRNAASSD; this is translated from the exons ATGCCTGGCCGTCTGCTGCGGGGCCTGTGGCAGCGATGGCGCCGTTACAAGTACCGCTTCGTTCCCTGGATCGCACTGAACCTAAGCCACAACCCGAG GACCCTCCGATATGTTCCAGAGGAATCCAAAGACAAAGTTATCTCAGATGAAGATGTCCTAGGAACATTACTGAAAGTTTTCCAGGCTCTATTCTTAAATGATTTCAATAAACAATCAGAAATCTTGACTATGCTTCCAGAATCTGTTAAATCAAAATATCAAGACCTACTGGCAGTTGAACATCAAGGGGTGAAACTGCTTGAAAACAGACATCAACAGCAAAGTACCTTTAAACCAGAAGAAATTCTTTACAAGACTTTGGGTTTCAGTGTTGCCCAAGCAACTAGCTCATTGATTTCTGCTGGAAAAGGTGTCTTCGTTACTAAAGGATTGGTACCAAAAGGCGCAGTCGTATCTATGTATCCTG GTACAGTATATCAGAAGTATGAGCCGATCTTTTTCCAGTCCATTGGAAATCCGTTTATTTTTAGATGCCTGGATGGGGTACTCATTGATGGGAATGACAAAGGGATATCAAAAGTTGTGTACAG ATCTTGCAATGGGAGGGATCGACTCGGCCCTTTAAAAATGAGTGATAGTACATGGCTAACGTCAGAAATTCATAACCCTCTGGCTGTGGGACAGTATGTCAACAATTGTTCCAATG ACAGAGCAGCTAATGTCTGTTATCAGGAATTTGATGTGCCTGCAGTTTTCCCTATAGAACTGAAGCAGTATCTTCCAAACATTGCCTACAGCTATGACAAACAAAG GTATATTTTTCTGGGGAGAAGGAATGCAGCCTCATCAGATTGA
- the SETD9 gene encoding SET domain-containing protein 9 isoform X6 produces the protein MLPESVKSKYQDLLAVEHQGVKLLENRHQQQSTFKPEEILYKTLGFSVAQATSSLISAGKGVFVTKGLVPKGAVVSMYPGTVYQKYEPIFFQSIGNPFIFRCLDGVLIDGNDKGISKVVYRSCNGRDRLGPLKMSDSTWLTSEIHNPLAVGQYVNNCSNDRAANVCYQEFDVPAVFPIELKQYLPNIAYSYDKQSPLRCVVLVALRDINQGEELFSNYYTIVS, from the exons ATGCTTCCAGAATCTGTTAAATCAAAATATCAAGACCTACTGGCAGTTGAACATCAAGGGGTGAAACTGCTTGAAAACAGACATCAACAGCAAAGTACCTTTAAACCAGAAGAAATTCTTTACAAGACTTTGGGTTTCAGTGTTGCCCAAGCAACTAGCTCATTGATTTCTGCTGGAAAAGGTGTCTTCGTTACTAAAGGATTGGTACCAAAAGGCGCAGTCGTATCTATGTATCCTG GTACAGTATATCAGAAGTATGAGCCGATCTTTTTCCAGTCCATTGGAAATCCGTTTATTTTTAGATGCCTGGATGGGGTACTCATTGATGGGAATGACAAAGGGATATCAAAAGTTGTGTACAG ATCTTGCAATGGGAGGGATCGACTCGGCCCTTTAAAAATGAGTGATAGTACATGGCTAACGTCAGAAATTCATAACCCTCTGGCTGTGGGACAGTATGTCAACAATTGTTCCAATG ACAGAGCAGCTAATGTCTGTTATCAGGAATTTGATGTGCCTGCAGTTTTCCCTATAGAACTGAAGCAGTATCTTCCAAACATTGCCTACAGCTATGACAAACAAAG CCCACTTCGATGTGTTGTTCTTGTCGCACTTAGGGACATCAATCAAGGAGAAGAGCTTTTTTCAAACTACTACACAATTGTCAGCTAA